One Burkholderia vietnamiensis LMG 10929 genomic window carries:
- a CDS encoding LysR family transcriptional regulator — MPYKLSAADLETILALFRTGTLVQAGERLQVDASTVFRNLRRIERGLQQQLFERTRSGYRVKEIGLALAEHAEQVEVQVESARSIAQQAPEQVGGTVRITTTDTILHGLVGPALKQLEAIHPRLAYELHTGNEIADLGRRDADIAVRATKEPPEYLVGKHVGPIDVALFASKHYEAARSYDDVTAGKVRWIAPDDALPGHPSVIWRKRHFRKVVPHYKVNSILTVMELVALGMGVGILPTFLTRGRSDLVQLTDVLHDCQTELWVLTHRESRHLRRVSTVFKYLSTTLKI, encoded by the coding sequence ATGCCATACAAGCTCAGCGCGGCAGATCTCGAAACGATCCTGGCACTTTTCCGCACGGGCACGCTCGTTCAGGCGGGCGAGCGACTGCAAGTGGATGCATCGACGGTGTTTCGCAATCTGCGGCGAATCGAGCGCGGCCTGCAGCAGCAGTTGTTCGAACGGACCCGTTCCGGCTATCGCGTGAAGGAAATCGGGCTGGCGCTCGCGGAACACGCCGAGCAAGTGGAAGTGCAGGTCGAATCGGCCCGCTCGATCGCCCAACAAGCGCCCGAGCAGGTGGGCGGCACGGTGCGCATCACGACCACCGACACGATCCTGCACGGGTTGGTCGGGCCGGCACTGAAGCAGTTGGAGGCCATACATCCGCGGCTTGCGTACGAATTGCACACGGGCAACGAGATCGCCGACCTCGGGCGCCGCGATGCCGATATCGCCGTGCGTGCGACGAAGGAGCCACCGGAATATCTCGTCGGCAAGCATGTCGGTCCGATCGACGTGGCGCTTTTTGCCTCAAAGCACTACGAGGCCGCGCGTAGTTATGACGACGTCACGGCGGGCAAGGTACGCTGGATCGCGCCGGACGACGCGCTGCCGGGCCATCCGTCGGTCATCTGGCGCAAGCGTCATTTCAGGAAAGTGGTGCCGCACTACAAGGTCAACAGCATCCTGACCGTGATGGAGCTGGTCGCCCTCGGCATGGGCGTCGGCATCCTGCCGACGTTCCTGACCCGCGGCCGCTCCGACCTCGTGCAATTGACCGATGTCCTGCACGACTGCCAGACCGAGCTATGGGTGCTGACTCACCGGGAGTCGCGGCATCTGCGGCGCGTTTCGACGGTGTTCAAATACCTGTCGACGACGTTGAAGATTTGA
- a CDS encoding MFS transporter has protein sequence MTTPLPARTARALRILSLAYFVQATGALSVVGSLDSISRQWGLADSQSVYLVTVFGVTFAFAAPLLQVGFGHLPRRRQVLLGLTLFSAAALLLAAAPNYPVLLLSRVLMGLGAGFIGPVLGALGSSLVEREQQGSAIAVVLLGLSVAGLVGMPLSAWIAHAWGARVLFLVIGLAGAVTAALILRLIPDTSQGENIDFATVSALLTRTDTLSAFLVVFFIAAGVYSTYAFIAPIIRDAFHAGANTVSTALVVLGAAGIAGNLFVTRAARRYSAEAMLFAGLALLALDLVFLRFTPPSLRLLFVALVVWAFATDLLWPSQQRRIVELVPQWRGIALALTASFVFCGIGVGSAVAGWVYPAFGLTGSIGSSLAFLALATGSLLVSRASVNAKRSADVSPAPPSLQS, from the coding sequence ATGACTACGCCCCTCCCCGCGCGCACGGCACGCGCGCTTCGCATCCTCAGCCTCGCATACTTCGTCCAGGCGACCGGTGCGCTCTCCGTCGTCGGCAGCCTCGATTCGATCTCGCGTCAGTGGGGGCTCGCGGATTCGCAAAGCGTCTACCTCGTCACCGTGTTCGGCGTCACCTTCGCGTTCGCCGCGCCGCTGCTGCAGGTCGGCTTCGGCCATCTGCCGCGTCGTCGCCAGGTGCTGCTCGGCCTGACACTGTTCAGTGCGGCGGCGCTGCTGCTCGCGGCCGCGCCGAATTACCCGGTGCTGCTGCTGTCGCGCGTGCTGATGGGCCTCGGTGCAGGCTTCATCGGCCCCGTGCTCGGCGCATTGGGCTCGAGCCTCGTCGAACGCGAGCAACAGGGCAGCGCGATCGCCGTCGTGCTGCTCGGCCTGAGCGTCGCCGGCCTGGTGGGCATGCCGCTGTCCGCATGGATCGCGCACGCATGGGGCGCTCGCGTGCTCTTTCTCGTCATCGGGCTCGCCGGCGCAGTAACCGCCGCGCTGATCCTCCGCCTGATCCCGGACACGAGCCAAGGCGAGAACATCGATTTCGCGACGGTTTCGGCGCTCCTGACGCGCACCGATACGCTCAGCGCGTTTCTGGTCGTCTTCTTCATCGCGGCCGGCGTCTACTCGACCTACGCCTTCATCGCGCCCATCATTCGCGACGCGTTCCATGCAGGCGCCAATACGGTATCGACCGCGCTCGTCGTATTGGGCGCCGCGGGCATCGCCGGCAACCTGTTCGTGACGCGCGCCGCGCGTCGCTATAGCGCCGAAGCGATGCTGTTCGCCGGCCTCGCATTGCTCGCGCTCGACCTCGTGTTTCTCCGCTTCACGCCGCCGAGCCTGCGCCTGCTGTTCGTCGCGCTGGTCGTGTGGGCGTTCGCAACCGACCTGCTGTGGCCGTCGCAGCAGCGCCGCATCGTCGAACTCGTGCCGCAATGGCGCGGCATCGCACTGGCCTTGACGGCATCCTTCGTGTTTTGCGGAATCGGCGTCGGCTCCGCCGTTGCGGGCTGGGTCTATCCCGCGTTCGGCCTGACAGGCTCGATCGGCAGTTCGCTCGCGTTCCTCGCGCTGGCGACCGGCAGCCTGCTCGTGTCGCGCGCGTCGGTCAATGCGAAGCGCAGCGCCGACGTGTCGCCCGCGCCCCCATCGCTTCAATCATGA
- a CDS encoding DoxX family protein, with protein sequence MNQSISTNANAAAYGALLLRVALGVMWIAHSLLKLLVFTLPGTAQYFQSVGYPGFLAYPVFTAEFAGGIALVLGVYARQVALLLVPIMVCATRVHLSNGWGHTSQGGGWEYPVFLIVASVALWLLGDGALAVRRSERFALGAA encoded by the coding sequence ATGAATCAATCGATTTCAACAAATGCCAATGCCGCCGCCTATGGCGCGTTGCTGCTCCGAGTGGCATTGGGCGTCATGTGGATCGCCCATTCACTGCTGAAATTGCTGGTCTTTACCCTGCCGGGCACCGCGCAGTATTTCCAGAGCGTCGGCTACCCCGGCTTCCTGGCCTATCCGGTCTTCACTGCCGAGTTCGCCGGCGGGATCGCGCTCGTGCTGGGCGTCTATGCGCGCCAGGTTGCATTGCTGCTGGTGCCGATCATGGTGTGCGCGACGCGGGTGCATTTGTCCAATGGCTGGGGGCATACGAGCCAGGGCGGCGGCTGGGAATACCCGGTGTTCCTCATCGTCGCGTCCGTCGCGCTGTGGCTGCTCGGCGATGGCGCGCTCGCGGTACGCCGCAGCGAGCGCTTCGCGCTTGGCGCGGCCTGA
- the cueR gene encoding Cu(I)-responsive transcriptional regulator, with amino-acid sequence MNIGEVAKSSGVSAKMIRHYEEAGLIRPATRTASNYRVYTAKDVEVLRFVRRARHLGFSTTQISALLALWEDRERPSSEVKQLVTQHIDDLNERIRELVEMRDTLQYLAQHCKGDSRPDCPILAELARQTHCD; translated from the coding sequence ATGAATATCGGTGAGGTGGCGAAGTCTTCCGGCGTTTCAGCCAAGATGATTCGTCACTATGAAGAGGCCGGGCTCATCCGGCCCGCGACGAGAACGGCATCGAACTATCGGGTCTACACGGCCAAGGATGTCGAGGTCCTCCGCTTCGTGCGACGGGCGCGACATCTCGGCTTCTCGACTACGCAGATTTCGGCGTTGCTGGCGCTCTGGGAAGACCGCGAACGTCCCAGCAGCGAGGTCAAGCAGCTCGTGACGCAGCACATCGACGACCTGAACGAGCGTATCCGCGAACTCGTCGAAATGCGCGACACACTCCAGTATCTGGCCCAGCACTGCAAGGGCGACTCGCGCCCGGATTGCCCGATATTGGCGGAGTTGGCCAGGCAAACGCATTGCGACTGA
- a CDS encoding putative quinol monooxygenase: protein MSKQYVVATITADPRHVAAVEDALLAAVPAVRNEDGCEQYELHRHRDASHRFTMIERWRDEHALHVHGEAPAFQTLARALDGKATLQVVLLEKLI from the coding sequence ATGTCGAAGCAGTATGTGGTTGCCACGATTACCGCAGATCCGCGACACGTCGCGGCGGTGGAAGATGCGCTGTTGGCGGCAGTACCGGCCGTTCGAAACGAAGACGGGTGCGAGCAGTACGAGCTGCATCGACACCGCGACGCGTCTCATCGCTTCACGATGATCGAGCGTTGGCGGGACGAGCATGCGCTGCACGTGCATGGCGAAGCGCCGGCATTCCAGACGCTGGCGCGTGCGCTCGACGGTAAGGCGACGCTCCAAGTCGTGTTGCTCGAGAAGCTGATTTGA
- a CDS encoding BON domain-containing protein — protein MKKIVASVLYVTYLAFGVSAHAAEQDAAPSSDAVVSQKEVKKAERKTERAADRALSRKIVWALSKTKGLNAVNARVLVRHGVVTLTGYVPDSEQVQLAGDSASRVAGVTSVVNNLVPGEPGR, from the coding sequence ATGAAGAAGATTGTCGCGTCGGTACTGTACGTAACGTATTTGGCTTTCGGCGTGTCCGCCCATGCAGCGGAACAGGATGCCGCTCCGTCTTCTGATGCGGTCGTCAGTCAGAAAGAAGTGAAGAAGGCCGAACGAAAGACCGAACGCGCTGCCGATCGGGCGCTGTCGCGGAAAATCGTTTGGGCGTTGTCGAAAACGAAAGGGCTGAACGCGGTGAATGCGCGGGTGCTGGTCCGCCATGGCGTCGTGACGCTGACCGGATACGTGCCCGACAGCGAACAGGTGCAGCTCGCCGGCGACAGCGCGTCGCGCGTCGCGGGCGTGACGTCCGTCGTGAACAACCTGGTGCCGGGCGAACCGGGCCGGTGA
- a CDS encoding carboxymuconolactone decarboxylase family protein has protein sequence MTRLTTLKPSEATGETAVVFNQIKAAIGKVPNAYATIGTHSPAGLAAMLNVDAAIAASSLEQADVEAVRLAVSALSGCDYCLAAHTMIGKMAGLAPDAMKQIRAGHATGDARRDALLAFVRSIVTSRDTVPAAVLDAVLEAGFTERQVIETILVVTSITFTNLVNRVNDTTLDFPAVD, from the coding sequence ATGACCCGCTTGACTACTTTGAAGCCGTCGGAAGCAACCGGCGAAACCGCAGTCGTGTTCAACCAGATCAAGGCCGCGATCGGCAAGGTCCCGAACGCCTACGCGACCATCGGCACGCACAGTCCGGCCGGTCTCGCGGCGATGCTGAACGTCGACGCCGCGATCGCCGCAAGTTCGCTGGAGCAGGCCGATGTCGAGGCGGTGCGCCTCGCAGTCAGCGCGCTGTCCGGCTGCGATTACTGCCTGGCCGCCCATACGATGATCGGCAAGATGGCCGGCCTCGCGCCGGACGCGATGAAGCAGATCCGCGCCGGCCACGCGACCGGCGATGCGCGCCGCGATGCGTTGCTCGCGTTCGTGCGCTCGATCGTGACGAGCCGCGATACGGTGCCCGCTGCCGTGCTCGACGCAGTGCTGGAAGCAGGGTTCACGGAGCGCCAGGTGATCGAGACGATCCTGGTCGTCACATCGATCACGTTCACGAATCTGGTGAACCGTGTGAACGACACGACGCTGGATTTTCCGGCGGTCGACTGA
- a CDS encoding TetR/AcrR family transcriptional regulator, with protein MGRPKKFSREGVLEKALPVFWKYGFAGTSLQQLEQATGVNKSGLYSEFEDKEDLFLHSLLYYYEHRGALRILTAEPKGYANIERFLRLGDPQDSGCVGCFSVNSIREFPSLSERVRDVLAAYHHRLMPQIIENIDAEPHTLPAATIATIVSVFFAGYCIERNLPELAESDAVGAFMQALRLL; from the coding sequence ATGGGCAGACCGAAAAAATTCAGCCGCGAAGGCGTGTTGGAAAAGGCGCTCCCGGTCTTCTGGAAATACGGCTTCGCCGGCACATCGCTTCAGCAGCTGGAACAGGCGACCGGCGTCAACAAGTCCGGGCTCTATTCCGAGTTCGAGGACAAGGAAGACCTGTTTCTGCACAGCCTGCTCTATTACTACGAGCATCGTGGCGCGCTGCGGATCCTCACCGCGGAACCGAAGGGCTACGCCAACATCGAGCGCTTTCTGCGCCTCGGCGACCCGCAAGACAGCGGCTGCGTCGGCTGTTTCTCGGTCAATTCGATCCGCGAATTCCCGTCGCTGTCCGAGCGCGTGCGCGACGTGCTCGCCGCGTACCACCACCGGCTGATGCCGCAGATCATCGAAAACATCGACGCCGAGCCTCACACACTCCCCGCCGCAACCATCGCCACGATCGTCTCGGTGTTCTTCGCCGGCTATTGCATCGAACGCAATCTGCCCGAGCTGGCGGAAAGCGACGCCGTCGGCGCGTTCATGCAGGCGCTCCGCCTCCTCTGA
- a CDS encoding SDR family NAD(P)-dependent oxidoreductase, which translates to MTQAHQGTALITGASSGIGAIYAQRLARRGFDLVLVARNRDRLNDFAKRITDDTQRNVEVIAADLGDPRALAEIEAKLRTDASITMLVNNAGVGTHKPLLESDVDAMTRMIDLNVTALTRLTYAAAPGFVARGHGAIINISSIVAIGPELLNGVYGGSKAFTLAFTQSLHHELADKGVQVQAVLPGATATEFWDNGGLPLDNLPKEIVMSASDLVDAALTGFDRHELVTIPSLHAAEEWDAYDAARRVMTPHLSNSTVAARYAVTH; encoded by the coding sequence ATGACGCAAGCACATCAAGGCACCGCACTCATCACCGGCGCATCGTCGGGCATCGGCGCGATCTATGCGCAACGGCTCGCACGCCGCGGCTTCGATCTCGTCCTCGTCGCCCGCAATCGCGACCGGCTCAACGACTTCGCCAAGCGCATCACCGACGACACGCAGCGCAACGTCGAAGTGATCGCCGCCGACCTCGGCGATCCTCGCGCGCTCGCCGAGATCGAAGCGAAGCTGCGCACCGACGCGAGCATCACGATGCTGGTGAACAACGCCGGTGTCGGCACGCACAAGCCGCTGCTCGAAAGCGACGTCGACGCCATGACGCGCATGATCGACCTAAACGTCACCGCGCTGACGCGTCTGACCTATGCCGCCGCACCGGGCTTCGTCGCGCGCGGTCACGGCGCGATCATCAACATCTCGTCGATCGTCGCGATCGGCCCCGAGCTGCTGAACGGCGTGTACGGCGGCAGCAAGGCGTTCACGCTCGCCTTCACGCAGTCGCTGCATCACGAGCTCGCCGACAAAGGCGTGCAGGTGCAGGCCGTTCTGCCCGGCGCGACGGCCACCGAGTTCTGGGACAACGGCGGCCTGCCGCTCGACAACCTACCGAAGGAGATCGTGATGTCGGCGTCCGACCTCGTCGACGCCGCGCTGACCGGCTTCGACCGTCACGAGCTGGTCACGATTCCGTCGCTGCACGCAGCGGAAGAATGGGATGCCTACGACGCCGCCCGTCGCGTCATGACACCCCATCTGTCGAACAGCACCGTCGCCGCACGTTACGCCGTCACGCACTGA
- a CDS encoding heavy metal translocating P-type ATPase — protein MNSQREDDGAPQQPVSAHSSDGHHAHGTRGHQHAVEHEDDAHAHLHGGDRDHGGTGAQLHDPVCGMPVRQTSRFRSEYDGKPYFFCSEACLTKFQAAPSKYVAPSSAAASPAMPEGTIYTCPMHPEVRQDHPGQCPKCGMTLEPILPNLDEGENPELVDFRHRFWWTLPLTAIVFMLAMFGHQVELMPSSTENWVEFVLSSPVVLWAGFPFFVRCVRSFINRSPNMWTLIGLGTGAAYVYSVIATVLPDLFPATYSAHGRVSVYFEAAAVIISLTLLGQLLELKARSQTSAAIKALLGLAPKTARRINPDGAEEDIPLGHVQVGDLLRVRPGEKVPVDGVVTDGTSSLDESMITGEPIPVTKRVGDHVIGATMNAAGSLVIRSEKVGSQTVLSQIVQMVAQAQRSRAPMQRMADKVAGVFVIGVVSAAVLTFFVWGLVGPEPSWVFGLINAVAVLIIACPCALGLATPMSIMVASGKGASSGVLFRDAAAIENLRQVDVLIVDKTGTLTEGRPAFERTAAANGFTDEEVLRLAASLDQGSEHPLAAAIVKAAREQGLALDRAEAFESATGIGVRGLVAGRRLALGNTALMQAGQVSVEPLAQEADRMRAQGASVMYLSVDGRLAGLLAVADPIKTTTPEALATLREKRIRVVMATGDGVVTARAVAEKLGVDEFHGEVKPADKLELVTRLQRAGHVVAMAGDGINDAPALAKADVGVAMGTGTDVAMSSAQVTLVKGDLRGIARARELSEATVRNMKQNLGFAFVYNALGVPLAAGALYPFTGLLLSPMIAALAMSLSSASVISNALRLRNAKI, from the coding sequence ATGAACAGTCAACGTGAAGACGATGGGGCACCTCAGCAGCCGGTTTCAGCGCACTCGTCAGACGGACATCATGCCCATGGCACGCGTGGGCACCAGCATGCCGTCGAACACGAAGATGACGCGCATGCGCATCTCCACGGGGGAGACCGCGACCACGGTGGTACGGGGGCGCAACTCCACGACCCCGTATGCGGGATGCCGGTCAGGCAGACATCACGCTTTCGCAGTGAATACGACGGGAAGCCATACTTCTTTTGCAGCGAGGCCTGCCTGACGAAATTCCAAGCGGCTCCGTCGAAATACGTCGCGCCATCGAGTGCTGCGGCATCGCCTGCTATGCCGGAGGGCACCATCTACACGTGCCCGATGCATCCGGAAGTCCGTCAGGACCATCCGGGGCAGTGCCCGAAGTGCGGCATGACGCTCGAGCCAATCCTGCCGAATCTGGACGAAGGTGAAAATCCCGAACTGGTCGATTTCCGGCATCGATTCTGGTGGACGCTGCCACTGACGGCCATCGTTTTCATGCTGGCGATGTTCGGCCACCAGGTCGAACTGATGCCGTCGTCGACCGAGAACTGGGTCGAATTCGTTCTCTCCTCGCCAGTCGTCCTGTGGGCCGGCTTCCCGTTTTTTGTTCGGTGTGTGCGTTCGTTCATCAATCGGAGCCCGAACATGTGGACGCTCATCGGGCTCGGGACTGGAGCCGCTTACGTTTACAGCGTCATTGCGACGGTCCTTCCCGACCTGTTTCCAGCGACGTACAGCGCGCACGGCCGTGTCAGTGTGTATTTCGAAGCCGCTGCGGTGATCATCTCTCTGACGCTTCTGGGGCAATTGCTGGAGCTGAAAGCGCGTTCGCAGACGTCTGCGGCCATCAAGGCGCTGCTGGGCCTCGCCCCGAAGACGGCTCGCCGCATCAATCCGGATGGCGCCGAAGAAGACATCCCGCTGGGCCACGTGCAGGTGGGCGATCTGCTCCGTGTTCGCCCCGGCGAGAAAGTCCCCGTGGATGGCGTCGTAACCGACGGCACGAGCTCGTTGGACGAGTCGATGATTACCGGCGAGCCCATTCCCGTCACGAAGCGCGTCGGAGACCATGTCATTGGTGCAACGATGAATGCGGCCGGCAGTCTGGTCATCCGGTCGGAGAAGGTCGGCTCCCAGACGGTGTTGTCGCAAATCGTGCAGATGGTCGCGCAGGCGCAGCGTTCGCGCGCGCCCATGCAGCGAATGGCGGACAAGGTTGCAGGCGTGTTCGTCATCGGCGTCGTGAGCGCCGCCGTTTTGACGTTCTTCGTGTGGGGCCTCGTCGGACCCGAGCCCAGCTGGGTATTCGGCCTCATCAATGCGGTCGCGGTGCTCATCATTGCGTGCCCTTGCGCGCTCGGACTTGCAACGCCGATGTCCATCATGGTCGCAAGCGGCAAGGGGGCATCGAGCGGGGTGCTCTTCCGCGACGCGGCCGCCATCGAGAACCTGCGCCAGGTCGACGTTCTCATCGTGGACAAGACGGGAACCCTGACCGAGGGCCGTCCCGCGTTCGAGCGCACCGCAGCGGCAAATGGATTCACCGACGAGGAGGTGCTGCGGCTGGCCGCCAGTCTGGACCAGGGTAGCGAGCATCCGCTGGCTGCTGCCATCGTGAAAGCTGCACGCGAGCAAGGTCTTGCGCTGGACCGGGCGGAGGCCTTCGAATCTGCGACAGGCATCGGTGTGCGCGGGCTGGTTGCGGGGCGGCGACTGGCGCTCGGCAATACCGCGTTGATGCAGGCCGGCCAGGTGTCCGTCGAGCCGCTGGCGCAGGAAGCAGACCGTATGCGCGCACAAGGCGCCAGCGTCATGTACTTGTCGGTCGATGGGCGCTTGGCCGGACTGTTGGCGGTCGCCGATCCAATCAAGACAACCACACCGGAAGCGCTCGCGACATTGAGGGAAAAGCGCATCCGCGTCGTGATGGCGACAGGCGATGGCGTGGTGACGGCCAGGGCTGTTGCTGAAAAACTCGGTGTCGATGAGTTTCATGGTGAGGTCAAGCCGGCCGACAAACTCGAACTGGTGACGAGGCTTCAACGTGCTGGACATGTTGTGGCAATGGCCGGAGACGGCATCAACGATGCACCGGCGCTCGCGAAGGCGGATGTCGGCGTGGCCATGGGAACCGGCACCGATGTCGCCATGAGCAGTGCGCAAGTCACGCTCGTCAAGGGAGACTTGCGTGGTATCGCGCGCGCTCGGGAACTGTCCGAGGCAACCGTCCGGAACATGAAGCAGAACCTCGGCTTCGCATTTGTCTACAACGCACTCGGCGTCCCGCTGGCAGCAGGCGCGCTGTATCCATTCACCGGCTTGCTGCTCTCGCCGATGATTGCAGCGCTGGCGATGAGCCTGAGTTCGGCATCCGTTATTTCAAACGCGCTACGTTTGCGCAATGCGAAGATTTAG
- a CDS encoding SDR family oxidoreductase translates to MKLTGNTIFITGGTSGIGRALAENLHRRGNKVIVAGRRRALLDEIAAANPGIDTVELDVGDAQQIERVARQLIADYPTLNVLVNNAGIMPFDDAAGALDDAQAVRLVNTNLLGPVRLSAALVEHLKAQPESYIINNSSVLAYVPLASTALYSATKAAIHSYTLSQRFALRDTSVRVLEIAPPWVDTDLVHKSGDPRAMPLDAFIAETIQRLETATTEVVVEIAQPLRNNVGPNEHAFVEQFNQALAENPIPVA, encoded by the coding sequence ATGAAACTCACCGGTAACACCATCTTCATCACCGGCGGTACCTCGGGCATCGGCCGCGCACTCGCTGAAAACCTTCATCGGCGCGGCAACAAGGTGATCGTCGCCGGGCGTCGCCGCGCCCTGCTCGACGAGATCGCCGCCGCGAATCCGGGCATCGACACGGTGGAGCTGGACGTCGGCGACGCGCAGCAGATCGAGCGCGTCGCACGCCAGCTGATCGCCGACTATCCAACCTTGAACGTCCTCGTCAACAACGCGGGCATCATGCCGTTCGACGATGCCGCCGGTGCGCTCGACGATGCCCAGGCCGTGCGGCTCGTGAACACCAACCTGCTCGGCCCGGTGCGCCTGAGCGCCGCGCTCGTCGAGCATCTGAAGGCGCAACCGGAGTCGTACATCATCAACAACAGCTCCGTTCTCGCCTACGTGCCGCTTGCGTCCACCGCGCTCTACTCGGCCACCAAGGCGGCGATTCACTCGTACACGCTGTCGCAGCGCTTCGCATTGCGCGACACGAGCGTGCGGGTGCTCGAAATCGCGCCGCCGTGGGTCGATACGGACCTCGTCCACAAGAGCGGCGATCCGCGCGCGATGCCGCTCGACGCGTTCATCGCGGAGACGATCCAGCGTCTCGAAACCGCGACGACCGAAGTCGTGGTCGAGATCGCACAGCCGCTGCGCAACAACGTCGGCCCGAACGAGCATGCATTCGTCGAGCAGTTCAATCAGGCGCTCGCGGAAAACCCCATTCCGGTCGCGTGA
- a CDS encoding glutathione S-transferase family protein, which produces MSTLQYHLVSHVLCPYVQRAVIVLTEKGVPFERTDVDLSNKPDWFLRISPLGKTPVLVVDGAPIFESAVICDYLDETLAPPLHPDAPLERARHRAWVEFASVLLSAIAGFYTAPDEATLAGKTRDIRARFQQLEDTLGAGPYFSGTHFSIVDAAFGPVFRYFDVFEQIDDFGFFAALPKVTAWRQRLAERPSVRAAVRADYPQLLMEFLLKRGSMLSTRIREHVLRVQD; this is translated from the coding sequence ATGAGCACGCTCCAATACCACCTCGTCAGCCACGTGCTTTGCCCGTACGTCCAGCGCGCCGTCATCGTGCTGACCGAAAAAGGTGTGCCGTTCGAACGCACGGATGTCGACCTGAGCAACAAGCCAGACTGGTTTCTCAGGATTTCTCCGCTCGGCAAGACGCCGGTGCTGGTCGTCGATGGCGCGCCCATCTTCGAATCGGCGGTGATCTGCGACTATCTCGACGAGACGCTCGCGCCGCCGCTGCATCCCGATGCGCCGCTCGAGCGGGCGCGACACCGTGCCTGGGTCGAGTTCGCATCGGTACTGCTCAGCGCCATAGCGGGCTTCTACACGGCTCCGGACGAAGCGACGCTCGCCGGGAAAACCCGCGACATCCGCGCGCGATTCCAGCAGCTCGAAGACACGCTCGGCGCTGGCCCGTATTTCAGCGGCACGCATTTCAGCATCGTGGACGCGGCATTCGGGCCGGTGTTCCGCTACTTCGACGTGTTCGAACAGATCGACGACTTCGGGTTCTTCGCGGCCCTGCCCAAGGTCACCGCCTGGCGGCAACGGCTTGCCGAACGGCCGTCCGTGCGTGCAGCGGTCCGGGCTGATTATCCGCAACTGCTGATGGAATTCCTGCTCAAGCGCGGCTCGATGCTGTCGACGCGTATTCGCGAGCACGTATTGCGCGTTCAGGATTGA